In the genome of Augochlora pura isolate Apur16 chromosome 8, APUR_v2.2.1, whole genome shotgun sequence, one region contains:
- the Sirt6 gene encoding sirtuin 6: MSCSYADGLSHYENKGVLGLEERYDSVEALRLKCGLLADWIQAARHVVVHTGAGISTAAGIPDFRGTNGVWTLEQKGLKPTMNTSFDEAIPTKAHMALKKLVEAKKVKFIISQNIDGLHLRSGLQRQHLAELHGNMFTEQCDKCGRQFIRNFATKSVGKKSLDTVCRSEQIGGRPCRGRMHDTILDWEHNLPDSDLTLSDLHSSVADLSICLGTTLQIIPSGNLPLYTKKYGGRLVICNLQPTKHDKKADLIINGNADDIMVNVMKKLGLEISEYDSTTDPTRNSDTTSKEMDWTIPTSRVKEMNVLYKKVCKPMKRKRKTFMYERERTDAKRDVKTKKPAFMMDQDIKTEDPESLNTPKIECNDPVVGDMSSIPVKSEQDIKDQLEPFEEFSTESVSQPDPGLQVSDIL, translated from the exons ATGTCATGCAGCTACGCAGACGGGCTATCGCACTACGAAAACAAAGGAGTGCTGGGTCTCGAAGAG CGATACGACAGCGTTGAGGCGTTACGACTGAAATGCGGTCTACTCGCCGATTGGATACAAGCGGCGCGTCACGTCGTTGTTCACACCGGCGCCGGCATCAGCACTGCTGCGGGCATTCCGGATTTTCG AGGTACAAATGGAGTATGGACATTAGAACAGAAAGGTTTAAAACCTACAATGAACACATCCTTCGATGAAGCAATACCTACCAAGGCACACAtggcattaaaaaaattggtGGAAGCCA aaaaagtaaaGTTCATCATAAGTCAGAATATTGATGGCTTGCATCTGCGGTCAGGACTGCAAAGACAACATCTTGCAGAATTGCATGGAAACATGTTTACAGAACAGTGCGACAAATGTGGCAG GCAATTCATTCGGAACTTTGCAACGAAAAGCGTGGGCAAGAAGTCATTAGACACAGTTTGTAGGTCTGAGCAGATAGGTGGTCGTCCGTGCCGTGGCCGTATGCATGACACCATCCTCGATTGGGAACACAACTTGCCAGACAGTGATCTGACACTGTCTGATCTGCACTCTAG TGTGGCTGACTTGAGTATATGTCTTGGAACAACGTTACAAATTATCCCCAGTGGTAATCTACCTCTATACACCAAAAAGTATGGAGGCCGGCTGGTTATATGTAATCTACAACCCACGAAACAT GACAAGAAAGCGGACTTGATAATTAATGGTAACGCTGATGACATCATGGTCAACGTAATGAAGAAATTGGGCCTGGAAATCTCAGAATATGATAGCACAACGGATCCAACACGAAACTCCGACACAACGTCCAAAGAGATGGACTGGACAATACCGACCAGCAGGgtaaaagaaatgaatgttCTTTATAAGAAAGTGTGCAAGCCTATGAAAAGGAAACGGAAGACGTTCATGTACGAGAGAGAACGGACGGATGCCAAACGAGACGTGAAGACGAAGAAGCCGGCCTTTATGATGGACCAGGATATAAAAACGGAAGATCCGGAATCATTGAACACACCGAAGATAGAATGCAACGACCCGGTGGTCGGCGACATGAGCAGTATCCCCGTGAAGAGCGAGCAGGACATCAAGGATCAATTGGAACCGTTCGAGGAGTTTTCAACAGAGAGTGTCAGCCAGCCTGATCCCGGCTTACAAGTGTCAGATATACTGTAG
- the Elp3 gene encoding elongator complex protein 3, giving the protein MVREKREFEKSKEERMMMTIGEIIQELLKAHEANRDVDLNKLKTRISSKNGLDSSPRLVDIIAAVPVDARNILLPKLKAKPIRTASGIAVVAVMCKPHRCPHINMTGNICVYCPGGPDSDFEYSTQSYTGYEPTSMRAIRARYNPFLQTRHRIEQLKQLGHSVDKIEFIVMGGTFMSLPEDYRDYFIRNLHDALSGHVSSNVEEAVKYSERSRTKCIGITIETRPDYCLKKHLSDMLNYGCTRLEIGVQSVYEDVARDTNRGHTVRAVCESFQMSKDAGFKVVAHMMPDLPNVDSERDINQFIEFFANPAFRADGLKIYPTLVIRGTGLYELWKTGRYKSYPPSVLIDLIARILALIPPWTRVYRVQRDIPMPLVSSGVEHGNLRELALARMKDLGTDCRDVRTREVGIQEIHHKVQPYEVELIRRDYVANGGWETFLSYEDPTQDILVGLLRLRKCSNETFRPELKDKCSIVRELHVYGSVVPVNARDPTKFQHQGFGMLLMEEAERIAKDEHQSQKIAVISGVGTRNYYRKMGYELDGPYMSKMLIDCK; this is encoded by the exons ATGGTTCGGGAGAAAAGag agtTTGAAAAGAGTAAGGAGGAACGAATGATGATGACAATTGGAGAGATTATACAGGAATTGTTAAAGGCGCACGAAGCGAATCGGGAtgtagatttaaataaattgaaaacaagaATATCTTCCAAGAATGGTTTGGATTCTTCACCTAGATTGGTTGACATTATTGCAGCTGTACCTGTGGATGCAAGAAACATATTATTGCCAAAGTTGAAAGCTAAGCCTATTAGAACTGCTAGTGGA ATTGCTGTTGTGGCTGTAATGTGCAAACCACACAGATGTCCTCACATTAATATGACAGGAAACATATGCGTGTATTGTCCCGGTGGTCCTGATTCTGATTTTGAGTACTCAACACAGTCATACACTGGTTATGAGCCCACATCTATGAGGGCCATTCGAGCAAGGTATAATCCATTCCTGCAAACAAGGCATCGTATTGAACAG CTAAAACAATTAGGACACAGTgtagataaaattgaatttattgttatggGGGGAACATTTATGTCTCTGCCAGAGGattatagagattattttatacggaATTTGCATGATGCACTATCTGGGCATGTTAGCAGTAATGTTGAAGAAGCagtaaaatattctgaaagGAGTCGAACAAAGTGCATTGGTATTACCATAGAAACTCGTCCCGACTATTGCCTTAAGAAACATCTTTCGGACATGTTAAATTATGG gTGTACCCGTTTAGAAATTGGTGTCCAATCCGTGTACGAAGATGTGGCACGTGATACTAATAGAGGCCACACAGTACGAGCAGTATGTGAGAGTTTCCAGATGTCAAAAGATGCTGGCTTCAAAGTGGTAGCGCACATGATGCCAGATTTACCGAACGTAGATAGCGAAAGAGACATTAACCAATTTATT GAATTTTTTGCGAATCCAGCGTTCAGGGCAGATGgtctaaaaatttatccaACGTTGGTCATTCGTGGTACAGGTTTGTACGAGCTTTGGAAAACTGGAAGGTACAAAAGCTATCCGCCTAGTGTTTTGATAGATCTTATAGCTCGTATATTAGCCCTCATTCCGCCTTGGACTCGTGTCTATCGCGTACAAAGAGATATACCAATGCCTTTAGTCAG TTCAGGTGTAGAACACGGAAATTTGCGTGAACTGGCACTGGCAAGAATGAAGGACTTGGGAACTGATTGCCGTGACGTAAGAACTCGAGAAGTAGGTATACAGGAGATTCACCATAAAGTACAACCCTATGAAGTAGAACTTATCCGTCGCGATTATGTTGCCAATGGTGGCTGGGAAACCTTCTTATCGTACGAAGATCCTACACAAGATATCTTAGTCGGTTTGCTGAGATTAAGGAAATGCTCTAACGAAACCTTTAG ACCAGAACTTAAAGACAAATGTTCTATTGTAAGAGAACTCCATGTATATGGTAGTGTAGTTCCCGTAAATGCTCGGGACCCTACGAAGTTCCAACATCAAGGTTTCGGTATGCTTTTAATGGAGGAAGCTGAGCGTATTGCGAAGGACGAACATCAATCTCAAAAAATCGCTGTCATATcag GCGTTGGAACGCGAAACTATTACAGAAAAATGGGCTACGAACTCGATGGCCCGTACATGTCcaaaatgttaatagattGCAAATAA
- the LOC144474608 gene encoding uncharacterized protein LOC144474608: MDYSTKVTVNSGPNQGNDNETQADAASPLSSVDLPECAHPCPACPTVLSSTHELTNHLRGHNSPRSTDCSGEEDYCCGVCSKVLSSASSLDRHVLVHSGERPFKCKSCDMAFTTNGNMNRHLKTAHGSSPSHSCTESEGSSDSDNSSKRRHIEEYNNNEIAKKTEPSLKRKSPDFVERKKKLATVKRSCTDFDDCQDNSPEQNSKSPDFIDRQEDMPNLKRKSPDFLERQDTTPNVKRKSPNFLEWQENLSSLKQKSPDFVDWQENDSSMKQKSPDLVDRQETLQALKRKCPDYVSDNETLKRHKIMLNNVRMEIMVSPDDSQKVFICPMCSREDFATSALLESHLEQAHPDFQAKCDPCDLSFRNHRVLNLHRFMVHLSEHAIFNASRNSRNSVIGFNDLTFIDFSADKFPAIARAVCEQSLHRPASGEVAKFQCSKCLRAFPCRLALEAHETDCGTSNSQARVIDDSQSRRDYFFAGLDLQNKAAMTEAKEGKDLADIQSIISVTSGPILQNFPRSDASTPESNIRFNPSVSSSGSSGMFCSEYHEEEAQDAFAAEYRKMKLKGEFPCRLCKAIYPNLRALKGHNRAHMNVDPEMPYPCVICPFNGPDKATLVKHLRSHNGDRPFECALCHFAFTTKANCERHVRNRHGKVTRDDIKSVIIYHPNEDSTADKDDARKSLVYTNDELQHQTQMHYPSAPVEGRGEIRIIEEAKLHNSLSLHAGYEKAGSYPRLGQQAIPLTRNADERKSGHSKQQYYTKLEEDLESRLSESSVSLVSDTKSDSHQRIQASRMNRKRRPSVSEMTGDDGPLDLSMDVLDLSKKPKRNEDGDCSAAQEQYGKKQEELYNTAKQLLLAEALLQASQASQANAHNVSVNGVNPDSHLYYRAYPDDQGPRILPPYFFGPHVFCPDLALKERLQKELVRGLQLTSGGTLVEPSVGTSVEPSIGTTGYGAYPQNRDMISQSANDQNDYAKLMNPKMSNKALSGKDKPDNKQIPSSNSVKMVIKNGVLMPKQKQRRYRTERPFGCGHCSARFTLRSNMERHVKQQHPQHWRLKTRGGHSTRGRPPSNHPTLLQNLRQPASQVSPSYLNILPKSLPSADCSAKHPISDQVKYAILAQQLKANKVEENDTEEELVIDEEPQEKEQESQKEKCTSLLRGQLEGSDVAKEIKEEHEECVKGESTNTESANSDNANDESKMSDLEQSMETSEHDDVKIKTESVGEKTEKIDDVATDLASVSELLDNASQQFQQFQPQYLSDEEGLVASNSDCNNSGSDEKSDSVNSLNSVSTSSKKKKKKKKKKKKSAYSMAPNRVICPYCERPFPWTSSLRRHILTHTGQKPFQCVHCSLLFTTKSNCDRHLLRKHKTSPSKIRRSRNSSSPDSQAVISNNNSFSMRNVPERPYKCNQCPSSTFSTLGNLKKHRSTKHARKMKSRSDTPSSEAQNSPQECSKQNEQTDYDSQSSSVSEGMETTSVSGVPKSSPTTLQSINDTPRSRRPSPRSSPGPSDVPFKCHLCDCGFSERQDCLEHIKVNHDREYEMLVAKGALDMDIDTVEDQQQPPQQNHPSDGEEKRGRFPDYSNRKVVCAFCMRRFWSAEDLRRHMRTHTGERPFSCDICCRRFTLKHSMLRHRKKHESVDSTMYVGTSGDEENSPTQPPTITPRSQQQQPPVLVGNPTIQDRISLPSVAPVATGDAAPSGLVRFNPYGNLPSLTGKLNATPQNANLDTSESTDNDLISNLLGIRDKNFIDRVLQASADDAAKLLGVKHSHE, encoded by the exons TGACTGTCAATAGTGGACCCAACCAGGGAAACGATAACGAGACCCAAGCCGATGCCGCATCGCCGTTATCAAGC GTGGATCTGCCAGAGTGCGCGCACCCATGTCCCGCGTGTCCCACTGTGCTGTCTAGCACCCACGAGCTGACGAACCACCTGCGCGGCCACAACTCTCCCCGCAGCACGGATTGCAGCGGCGAGGAGGACTACTGTTGCGGTGTGTGCAGCAAGGTGCTCAGCTCGGCGAGCTCGTTGGACAGGCACGTGCTGGTGCACTCGGGCGAGCGTCCGTTCAAATGCAAGTCCTGCGACATGGCGTTCACGACGAACGGTAACATGAACAGGCACCTGAAAACGGCGCACGGATCGTCGCCGTCGCACAGTTGCACGGAGTCGGAGGGCAGCAGCGACTCGGACAATTCGTCGAAGCGTCGGCACATCGAGGAGTACAACAACAACGAGATCGCGAAGAAAACGGAGCCGAGTCTCAAGCGGAAGTCGCCGGACTTCGTCGAACGGAAGAAGAAGTTGGCGACCGTGAAGAGGAGTTGCACGGACTTCGACGACTGTCAGGATAACTCGCCGGAACAGAATTCGAAGTCGCCGGACTTCATCGATCGGCAGGAGGACATGCCGAATCTGAAGCGGAAGTCGCCGGACTTCCTGGAACGGCAGGATACTACGCCGAACGTGAAGCGAAAGTCGCCAAACTTCCTAGAATGGCAGGAGAATTTGTCGAGCCTGAAGCAGAAGTCGCCAGACTTTGTAGACTGGCAAGAGAACGATTCGAGCATGAAGCAAAAGTCGCCGGACCTCGTGGACCGACAGGAGACCCTGCAGGCCTTGAAGCGAAAGTGTCCGGACTATGTGAGCGACAACGAAACCCTGAAGAGGCACAAGATCATGTTGAACAATGTCCGTATGGAGATCATGGTGAGCCCGGACGACAGCCAAAAAGTTTTCATCTGCCCGATGTGCAGCAGAGAGGATTTCGCGACCAGCGCGCTGTTGGAGTCGCACCTGGAGCAAGCCCATCCCGACTTCCAAGCGAAGTGCGACCCCTGTGACCTGTCCTTCAGAAATCACCGAGTGCTGAACCTCCATCGGTTTATGGTTCACCTGTCGGAGCATGCGATATTCAACGCAAGCCGCAACTCCCGAAACTCCGTCATCGGTTTCAACGATCTGACCTTCATCGACTTCTCCGCGGACAAATTTCCGGCGATCGCCCGAGCCGTCTGCGAGCAGTCGCTTCATCGACCTGCTTCCGGCGAGGTGGCCAAGTTCCAATGCTCCAAGTGCCTCAGAGCGTTCCCGTGCCGACTGGCGTTGGAAGCGCACGAAACCGACTGCGGCACGTCGAACTCCCAAGCCAGGGTGATCGACGACAGCCAATCGAGGAGAGACTACTTCTTCGCGGGTCTCGACCTGCAGAACAAGGCGGCGATGACCGAGGCCAAAGAAGGCAAAGACTTGGCCGACATCCAGAGCATCATCTCGGTCACATCCGGCCCGATTTTGCAGAACTTTCCAAGGTCCGACGCCAGCACGCCCGAAAGCAATATCAGGTTTAATCCGAGCGTCAGCTCGTCCGGCTCCTCCGGCATGTTCTGCTCGGAGTACCACGAGGAAGAAGCACAGGACGCGTTCGCGGCCGAATATAGAAAGATGAAACTGAAAGGCGAGTTCCCGTGCCGACTATGCAAGGCGATATACCCGAATTTGAGAGCGTTGAAGGGCCACAACAGAGCTCACATGAACGTCGATCCAGAGATGCCTTACCCTTGCGTCATATGCCCCTTCAACGGCCCCGACAAGGCCACCCTGGTGAAACACTTGAGATCCCATAACGGTGACAGACCGTTCGAGTGCGCGTTGTGCCACTTCGCGTTCACGACCAAAGCGAACTGCGAGCGACACGTGAGGAACAGGCACGGTAAGGTGACCAGGGACGACATCAAGAGCGTGATAATTTACCATCCGAACGAGGATTCGACCGCGGACAAGGACGACGCGAGGAAGAGCCTGGTGTATACGAACGACGAGCTGCAGCATCAGACGCAGATGCATTACCCGTCGGCGCCGGTGGAGGGCCGCGGCGAGATCAGGATAATCGAGGAGGCGAAGTTGCACAACTCGTTGTCCCTGCACGCCGGCTACGAGAAAGCCGGGAGCTACCCGAGGCTGGGTCAGCAGGCGATCCCGTTGACGCGGAACGCGGACGAGAGGAAGTCGGGGCACAGCAAGCAACAGTACTACACGAAGCTCGAGGAGGACCTGGAGTCGAGGTTGTCGGAGAGCAGCGTGTCTCTAGTCAGTGATACCAAATCCGATTCGCACCAAAGAATACAAGCTAGTCGGATGAACCGAAAGAGGCGTCCTTCGGTGTCGGAGATGACCGGGGACGACGGTCCCCTGGATCTGTCGATGGACGTTCTGGATCTCAGCAAGAAGCCGAAGCGCAACGAGGACGGGGACTGTTCGGCCGCGCAAGAACAATATGGGAAGAAACAGGAGGAGCTGTACAACACTGCGAAACAATTGTTGCTCGCCGAGGCTCTGCTACAGGCGAGCCAGGCTAGCCAGGCGAACGCGCACAACGTGTCGGTGAACGGAGTCAACCCGGACAGTCATTTATATTACCGCGCGTACCCCGACGATCAAGGGCCAAGGATACTGCCGCCGTACTTCTTCGGACCGCACGTGTTCTGCCCGGACTTGGCGTTGAAGGAGAGACTGCAAAAGGAATTGGTCAGAGGCCTGCAACTGACCAGCGGCGGGACTTTGGTAGAGCCATCGGTTGGAACGTCGGTGGAGCCATCGATCGGTACCACCGGATACGGCGCGTATCCTCAAAACAGAGACATGATCTCGCAATCGGCGAACGATCAGAACGATTACGCGAAGTTAATGAACCCGAAGATGTCGAACAAGGCGTTGTCCGGCAAGGACAAGCCCGACAATAAGCAAATACCGTCATCGAACTCGGTGAAGATGGTGATCAAGAACGGCGTGCTGATGCCGAAGCAGAAGCAGAGGCGGTACAGAACCGAGAGACCGTTCGGTTGCGGACACTGCTCGGCGAGATTCACCTTGAGAAGCAACATGGAGAGACACGTCAAGCAACAGCATCCGCAGCATTGGAGACTGAAGACCAGAGGGGGACACTCGACCAGAGGCAGACCGCCTTCCAATCATCCCACCTTGCTGCAGAATCTGAGACAACCCGCGTCTCAAGTATCGCCGTCTTACCTTAATATCCTGCCTAAATCGTTGCCGAGCGCGGACTGCTCCGCGAAACACCCTATCTCGGACCAGGTGAAGTACGCCATCCTGGCGCAGCAGTTGAAGGCCAACAAGGTTGAGGAGAACGACACCGAAGAGGAATTGGTGATCGACGAAGAACCTCAAGAGAAGGAGCAGGAATCTCAGAAGGAGAAGTGCACTAGCTTGTTGAGAGGTCAATTGGAGGGCTCGGATGTAGCAAAAGAGATAAAAGAAGAGCACGAAGAGTGTGTGAAAGGAGAGTCGACCAACACGGAGTCGGCGAACAGCGACAACGCGAACGACGAGTCGAAGATGTCGGACTTGGAACAATCGATGGAAACTAGCGAGCACGACGACGTCAAGATCAAAACCGAGTCGGTGGGTGAGAAGACGGAGAAGATTGACGACGTGGCGACAGACTTGGCCAGCGTATCGGAGCTATTGGACAATGCCTCGCAGCAGTTCCAGCAGTTTCAGCCGCAGTATCTGAGCGACGAAGAGGGCTTGGTCGCGTCGAACAGCGACTGCAACAATTCCGGCAGCGACGAGAAGTCCGACTCTGTGAACTCGTTGAACTCCGTCAGCACatcgtcgaagaaaaagaagaaaaagaagaagaagaagaagaagtccGCGTACTCGATGGCGCCGAACCGAGTGATCTGCCCGTATTGCGAGCGACCGTTCCCGTGGACATCGTCTTTGAGACGGCACATCCTGACACACACGGGCCAGAAACCCTTCCAATGCGTGCACTGCTCCCTGCTCTTCACTACCAAGTCAAACTGCGACCGTCATCTGTTGAGGAAGCATAAAACGAGCCCTAGCAAGATCCGCAGGAGTAGGAACTCCTCTTCGCCGGACAGTCAAGCGGTTATCAGCAACAACAACTCGTTCTCCATGAGGAACGTACCTGAGCGACCGTACAAGTGCAATCAGTGTCCAAGCTCGACCTTCTCCACTCTAGGCAATTTGAAGAAGCACCGCTCGACGAAGCACGCTCGCAAAATGAAGTCCAGATCAGACACTCCGTCCAGCGAAGCTCAGAACAGTCCTCAAGAATGCTCGAAGCAGAACGAGCAGACGGATTACGACAGCCAATCGTCGAGCGTCTCCGAGGGAATGGAAACCACATCCGTGTCCGGAGTGCCGAAGTCGAGTCCGACCACCTTGCAGTCCATAAACGACACGCCCAGATCTAGGAGACCCTCACCGAGATCGTCGCCCGGTCCCAGCGACGTACCCTTCAAGTGCCACCTGTGCGACTGCGGCTTCTCCGAGCGGCAAGATTGCTTGGAACACATCAAGGTGAACCATGACAGAGAATACGAGATGCTGGTGGCGAAGGGGGCATTGGACATGGACATTGATACTGTCGAAGATCAGCAACAGCCACCACAGCAAAACCACCCCAGCGATGGCGAGGAGAAGAGAGGTCGCTTCCCGGATTACAGCAATAGAAAG GTGGTATGCGCTTTCTGCATGAGACGGTTTTGGTCAGCGGAGGACCTGCGCCGGCACATGAGGACCCACACAGGCGAGAGGCCGTTCTCCTGCGACATCTGCTGCCGGAGGTTCACGCTGAAGCACAGCATGCTACGACACCGGAAGAAGCACGAATCGGTGGACTCTACTATGTACGTGGGGACCAGCGGCGACGAGGAGAACTCGCCCACGCAGCCGCCCACTATTACACCTAGGAGTCAACAGCAACAACCCCCGGTCCTGGTAGGGAATCCTACAATACAGGACCGAATCTCGTTGCCGTCGGTGGCCCCCGTTGCCACGGGCGACGCGGCGCCCAGTGGGCTGGTGCGGTTCAACCCTTACGGGAACTTGCCATCCTTGACAGGGAAACTGAACGCCACCCCGCAAAACGCGAACCTGGATACCAGCGAGAGCACGGACAACGACCTGATCTCCAATCTCCTAGGCATCCgggataaaaatttcattgaccGAGTGCTTCAAGCGTCCGCCGATGACGCCGCCAAACTTCTCGGTGTAAAGCATAGCCATGAGTGA